The Porphyromonas pogonae genome segment CTATAAGTCTGAGCTTCTCAAACTGCTCGGGACTTACATACTCCGCTACGGGCAGATGCTTACGAGTAGGTTGCAGGTACTGTCCTATAGTAATGATAGAGACCCCCATAGCCAAAGCATCATCCATGAGTTGCATTACTTCCTCTTCGGTCTCGCCCAAGCCAAGCATCATCCCTGTTTTGGCAGGAATGCCTGACTGTGCTATCCTCCGGAGCACACTTAAACTCACATCATAGGTAGCTACGCTGCGTACATTGGGAGTGAGGCGTCGTACCGTCTCCAAATTGTGAGAGATTATATTCGGCTTCGTCTCAATGATCTTGTCTACGAGCTCTAGGTCACCACGAAAATCGGGGATCAGTACTTCTATCGTTACCGTGGGGTTTACTCTCTTGATCTCCCTGATCGTGTTTACCCAATGTTGGGCTCCATAGTCGGGGAGGTCATCACGATCCACGCTTGTGATCACTGCATGGCGCAACTTCATCAGCCTGACGCTTTCCGCCAAGTTTTTAGGCTCATCAGGATTGAGGGGTTTGGGTCTGCCCGTAAGGGTATTACAGAACTTACAAGCCCGGGTACATATCTCTCCGCCTATCATAAACGTAGCGGTACCATGGCTCCAGCACTCACCCATATTGGGGCACTTGCCACTGGAGCATATTGTGTGGAGACAATGTCCTTCTACCACT includes the following:
- the lipA gene encoding lipoyl synthase, which encodes MPPHVKKPDWLKIKLGDNSTFTHTKKVVEGHCLHTICSSGKCPNMGECWSHGTATFMIGGEICTRACKFCNTLTGRPKPLNPDEPKNLAESVRLMKLRHAVITSVDRDDLPDYGAQHWVNTIREIKRVNPTVTIEVLIPDFRGDLELVDKIIETKPNIISHNLETVRRLTPNVRSVATYDVSLSVLRRIAQSGIPAKTGMMLGLGETEEEVMQLMDDALAMGVSIITIGQYLQPTRKHLPVAEYVSPEQFEKLRLIGLEKGFRKIESAPLVRSSYHAERHV